One Phycisphaerae bacterium genomic region harbors:
- a CDS encoding prepilin-type N-terminal cleavage/methylation domain-containing protein, whose product MNRDRTLSIRMCGSGLSGFTLIELLVVVAIIAVLVSILLPALTSARQSAQSVACGSNLSQIGRGLFMFGDENDGLIPMGEYLGGKWEIWWPVSVLSMMGPVVPETTANRGMWGGYLACPTAEAEFGASICFSYALNCTLHDLPADRPDPVSGATGFQWRTGRIGEIVYPSRSPAVMDTWQRRGQDYSYPPYAQFFHPFNLQGNPPPRHGGGHSSDQATFNSATVYAGDGYFNIVYFDGHVGRESYVPASWRGTTRDTVY is encoded by the coding sequence ATGAACAGGGATAGAACGTTGAGCATCCGGATGTGCGGCAGCGGTTTGAGCGGCTTTACGTTGATAGAGCTTCTGGTGGTGGTGGCGATCATCGCGGTGCTGGTGTCGATTTTGCTTCCGGCTTTGACGTCGGCGCGGCAGAGCGCGCAGTCGGTGGCGTGCGGGTCGAACCTTTCGCAGATCGGGCGCGGGCTGTTCATGTTTGGGGATGAGAATGACGGGTTGATCCCGATGGGCGAGTACCTGGGCGGCAAGTGGGAGATCTGGTGGCCGGTGTCGGTGCTGTCCATGATGGGGCCGGTGGTGCCCGAGACGACGGCGAATCGCGGGATGTGGGGAGGGTATCTGGCGTGTCCGACGGCTGAGGCGGAGTTCGGCGCGAGCATCTGTTTCTCGTATGCGCTGAACTGCACGCTTCATGATTTGCCCGCGGATCGGCCCGATCCGGTATCGGGGGCGACGGGATTTCAGTGGCGAACGGGACGGATCGGCGAGATCGTCTATCCCAGCCGGTCGCCGGCGGTCATGGACACCTGGCAGCGGCGCGGTCAGGACTATTCTTATCCGCCTTACGCGCAGTTTTTCCATCCTTTCAACCTTCAAGGCAACCCGCCTCCGCGGCACGGCGGCGGGCATTCATCGGATCAGGCGACGTTCAATTCGGCGACCGTGTACGCGGGCGACGGCTACTTCAATATCGTTTACTTTGACGGGCACGTGGGGCGCGAGTCGTACGTTCCCGCATCGTGGCGGGGAACCACGCGCGACACGGTTTATTGA
- a CDS encoding substrate-binding domain-containing protein codes for MPRRLAATKHFRLSQRLRQELRAIPAGQQVPTVQELRASHGVSIATVERALRRLEREGLIHRPAGRQRFVVAEVHDRALRRIALIRPDYPSSNADAICRAVVEAGRGYDWSFDLSSFRDLGGLDLGRAIGEADAAVFLPSSEAFPGHLLDALRQPRKPLVVLHQHVEIGTASSVSVDDRQVGRLAARHLLALGHRRIAITLDQPHDSTVMERLAGWREAMAEAGQSGLDDLILDCGVESGEDARQVAYRSFLRRLEAPVAFTGLFCISAFGAMGVLRALRERAVAVPDRVSVVAYGDEVGLGAFLNPPLTVVEIDVKAYGRAAAEILDRQLTDPQSPARQVVIAPHLVVHETGERRHEQG; via the coding sequence TCCCAGCGGCTCCGGCAAGAGTTGCGGGCGATCCCGGCCGGGCAGCAAGTGCCGACGGTGCAAGAGCTTAGGGCGTCGCACGGGGTGTCGATCGCGACGGTGGAGCGGGCGTTGCGGCGGCTGGAGCGGGAGGGGTTGATTCACCGGCCGGCGGGTCGTCAGCGGTTTGTGGTGGCGGAGGTTCACGACCGGGCGTTGCGTCGGATCGCCCTGATCCGGCCGGATTACCCTTCGTCGAATGCCGATGCGATCTGTCGGGCGGTGGTGGAGGCGGGGCGAGGGTATGACTGGTCGTTTGACCTGAGCAGTTTCCGCGATCTGGGTGGTTTGGACCTTGGCCGGGCGATCGGGGAAGCCGACGCAGCGGTTTTTTTGCCGTCTTCCGAGGCGTTTCCCGGACACCTGCTGGACGCGCTTCGCCAGCCGCGCAAGCCGCTGGTGGTCCTGCATCAGCACGTGGAGATAGGGACGGCGAGCAGCGTGAGCGTGGACGACCGGCAGGTGGGTCGGCTGGCGGCGCGGCATCTGCTCGCGTTGGGACACCGGCGGATCGCGATCACGCTGGATCAGCCGCACGATTCGACGGTGATGGAGCGGCTGGCGGGATGGCGCGAGGCGATGGCGGAGGCTGGGCAGTCGGGGTTGGATGATCTGATTCTGGATTGTGGCGTGGAGTCGGGCGAGGATGCGCGGCAGGTGGCGTATCGCAGTTTCCTTCGGCGCCTGGAGGCGCCGGTGGCGTTTACCGGGTTGTTCTGCATTTCGGCGTTTGGGGCGATGGGGGTGCTGCGGGCGCTGCGGGAGCGGGCGGTGGCGGTTCCGGATCGGGTGAGCGTGGTGGCGTACGGCGATGAGGTGGGTTTGGGTGCGTTTTTGAATCCGCCGCTGACGGTGGTGGAGATTGACGTGAAGGCGTATGGACGCGCGGCGGCTGAGATTCTGGATCGTCAGTTGACCGATCCGCAGAGTCCGGCCAGACAGGTGGTGATTGCGCCGCATCTGGTGGTGCACGAGACGGGAGAACGACGCCATGAACAGGGATAG